In the genome of Cydia strobilella chromosome Z, ilCydStro3.1, whole genome shotgun sequence, one region contains:
- the LOC134755268 gene encoding uncharacterized protein LOC134755268: MWRLIPMLLLAAVTLSKGVLLPRLPPLQPGPDPASDQSGSDTHNTLTECDVLRRLFNSEANWMFDTDNKQYNDYITKSQAANLHHDNYKDETYIYQFQPQDFEQNYLREQNLNTNAKPLQYEIPLPTIKTFYLQNKDVIIRDDQAYYMYDTYMATTSPFDYVHNHQNCLYKAMARPSSHNEAWTDTDILEWQAERKKLNTNEIIPSLEQVGKNFETEETGEKEIPDLVINEGETGEVQKKLFSFWSRLQALSHKGRQLPTRRHTFAFYGPDGTRTRDGPLTAETRASHLRPPGQPLRWG; the protein is encoded by the exons ATGTGGCGATTGATCCCCATGCTGTTACTAGCCGCCGTGACCCTGTCAAAGGGGGTTCTACTCCCGCGACTCCCGCCCCTACAACCGGGCCCCGACCCTGCCTCCGACCAGTCCGGTAGTGATACACATAACACACTAACCGAATGCGACGTCCTGAGGAGGCTGTTCAATAGTGAGGCCAACTGGATGTTCGACACTGACAATAAACAGTACAACGATTATATCACCAAAAGTCAGGCTGCTAACCTGCACCATGACAATTATAAAGATGAAACGTACATCTATCAATTTCAACCCCAAGACTTCGAACAGAACTATTTGCGTGAGCAAAACCTTAACACCAACGCGAAACCCCTTCAGTATGAAATCCCTCTTCCTACGATTAAAACGTTCTATTTGCAAAACAAAGATGTAATCATAAGGGACGATCAAGCTTACTATATGTACGATACGTACATGGCAACAACGAGTCCTTTTGATTATGTCCATAATCATCAGAACTGCCTGTACAAAGCTATGGCACGGCCATCGTCACATAACGAGGCTTGGACTGATACAGATATTTTAGAATGGCAAGCTGAACGAAAGAAACTGAACACAAACGAAATTATACCCTCGCTAGAACAAGTGGGTAAAAATTTTGAGACAGAAGAAACGGGCGAAAAAGAGATCCCTG ACTTGGTGATAAACGAGGGAGAAACGGGGGAAGTCCAAAAGAAGTTGTTCTCGTTCTGGAGCCGGCTGCAGGCGCTGTCGCACAAGGGGCGGCAGCTGCCCACGCGCAGGCACACCTTCGCCTTCTACGGGCCGGACGGCACGCGTACGCGGGACGGCCCGCTTACCGCCGAGACGCGCGCCTCGCACCTCCGCCCGCCCGGACAGCCTCTCCGATGGGGCTAA